In Streptomyces hawaiiensis, one genomic interval encodes:
- the afsQ1 gene encoding two-component system response regulator AfsQ1, whose protein sequence is MPSLLLIEDDDAIRTALELSLTRQGHRVATAATGEDGLKLLREQRPDLIVLDVMLPGIDGFEVCRRIRRTDQLPIILLTARSDDIDVVVGLESGADDYVVKPVQGRVLDARIRAVLRRGERESNDAASFGSLVIDRSAMTVTKNGEDLQLTPTELRLLLELSRRPGQALSRQQLLRLVWEHDYLGDSRLVDACVQRLRAKVEDVPSSPTLIRTVRGVGYRLDAPQ, encoded by the coding sequence GTGCCTTCCCTGTTGCTGATCGAGGACGACGACGCCATCCGGACGGCCCTGGAGCTCTCACTGACGCGCCAGGGTCACCGCGTGGCGACCGCTGCCACCGGTGAGGACGGTCTGAAGCTCTTGCGCGAGCAGCGGCCGGATCTGATCGTGCTGGACGTGATGCTGCCCGGCATCGACGGGTTCGAGGTGTGCCGGCGCATCCGGCGCACGGACCAGTTGCCGATCATCCTGCTGACCGCGCGCAGCGACGACATCGACGTGGTGGTCGGGCTGGAGTCCGGCGCCGACGACTATGTCGTCAAACCGGTGCAGGGGCGGGTGCTCGACGCCCGGATCCGGGCCGTGCTGCGGCGCGGCGAGCGGGAGTCGAACGACGCGGCGAGCTTCGGCAGCCTCGTCATCGACCGCTCGGCGATGACCGTGACGAAGAACGGTGAGGACCTCCAGCTCACGCCGACCGAGCTGCGGCTGCTGCTGGAGCTGAGCCGGCGGCCGGGCCAGGCGCTGTCCCGGCAGCAACTGCTGCGGCTGGTGTGGGAGCACGACTACCTGGGCGACTCGCGGCTCGTGGACGCGTGTGTCCAGCGGCTGCGCGCCAAGGTCGAGGACGTGCCGTCGTCCCCGACGCTGATCCGTACCGTGCGGGGTGTCGGTTACCGGCTGGACGCGCCTCAGTGA
- a CDS encoding aldehyde dehydrogenase family protein, whose translation MSDRLNVLKTYKLYVGGKFPRSESGRVYEVTDSKGKWLANAPLSSRKDARDAVVAARKAFGGWSGATAYNRGQVLYRVAEMLEGRRDQFTREVAEAEALSKSKSAAVVDATIDRWVWYAGWTDKIAQVVGGGNPVAGPFFNLSSPEPTGVVAVLAPQESSFLGLVSVLAPVIATGNTAVVVASENAPLPALSLAEVLATSDVPGGVVNVLSGRTAEIATPLASHQDVNAIDLAGADEVLAKELEIAAADNLKRVLRPQPVDYAETPGIDRLTAFLETKTVWHPTGSLGASGSSY comes from the coding sequence ATGTCTGATCGGCTCAACGTCCTGAAGACCTACAAGCTGTACGTCGGCGGGAAGTTCCCGCGTTCCGAGAGCGGCCGGGTGTACGAGGTGACGGACTCGAAGGGCAAGTGGCTGGCGAACGCGCCCCTGTCCTCCCGCAAGGACGCCCGGGACGCGGTCGTCGCGGCCCGCAAGGCGTTCGGCGGCTGGTCCGGGGCGACGGCGTACAACCGCGGCCAGGTCCTCTACCGCGTCGCCGAGATGCTGGAGGGCCGCCGCGACCAGTTCACCCGTGAGGTGGCCGAGGCCGAAGCGCTGTCGAAGTCCAAGTCCGCGGCGGTCGTGGACGCCACGATCGACCGCTGGGTCTGGTACGCGGGCTGGACCGACAAGATCGCCCAGGTGGTCGGCGGCGGCAACCCGGTCGCGGGCCCGTTCTTCAACCTGTCCTCCCCCGAGCCGACGGGCGTGGTCGCGGTCCTGGCCCCCCAGGAGTCGTCCTTCCTGGGCCTGGTGTCGGTGCTCGCCCCGGTGATCGCGACGGGCAACACGGCGGTCGTGGTGGCGAGCGAGAACGCCCCGCTGCCCGCCCTGTCCCTGGCCGAGGTGCTGGCCACCTCGGACGTCCCCGGCGGCGTGGTCAACGTCCTCTCGGGCCGCACGGCGGAGATCGCGACCCCGCTCGCCTCCCACCAGGACGTCAACGCGATCGACCTCGCGGGCGCCGACGAGGTCCTGGCGAAGGAATTGGAGATCGCGGCGGCGGACAACCTCAAGCGCGTTCTTCGTCCACAGCCTGTGGATTACGCCGAGACTCCCGGCATCGACCGTCTGACGGCGTTCCTGGAGACGAAGACGGTCTGGCACCCCACGGGGTCACTGGGCGCGTCGGGTTCCTCGTACTAG
- a CDS encoding uridine kinase family protein, whose product MTRASKATRGVVRPPMDASHWCPVSSPLPIPTRVVLLCGPSGSGKSLLAARSGLPVLRLDDFYKEGDDPTLPLVAESSDIDWDHPDSWDADTAVAAIVRLCRTGRTEVPVYDLSLSARTGGETVDIGRTPLFIAEGIFAAEIVTRCRELGVLADALCLSRGPVKTFRRRFLRDLKEGRKSVPFLLRRGWRLMRQERTIVARQTALGAYACDRDEAMGRLAAAAAGRCASLRTAA is encoded by the coding sequence GTGACGCGCGCATCAAAGGCGACCCGCGGGGTCGTACGGCCCCCGATGGATGCCTCACACTGGTGTCCCGTGAGTTCCCCTCTGCCCATACCGACGCGAGTCGTGCTGCTCTGCGGCCCTTCCGGCTCCGGCAAGTCCCTCCTCGCGGCCCGCTCCGGCCTCCCGGTGCTGCGACTCGACGACTTCTACAAGGAGGGCGACGACCCGACTCTGCCCCTGGTGGCGGAGAGCTCCGACATCGACTGGGACCATCCGGACTCCTGGGACGCGGACACGGCCGTCGCCGCGATCGTCCGGCTGTGCCGCACGGGCCGCACAGAGGTACCCGTCTACGACCTCTCGCTCAGCGCCCGCACCGGCGGCGAGACGGTCGACATCGGACGGACCCCGCTGTTCATCGCGGAGGGCATCTTCGCCGCGGAGATCGTCACGCGCTGCCGCGAACTCGGCGTCCTCGCCGACGCGCTGTGCCTGAGCCGCGGCCCGGTGAAGACCTTCCGCCGCCGCTTCCTGCGGGACCTGAAGGAGGGCCGCAAGTCGGTGCCGTTCCTGCTGCGCCGCGGCTGGCGCCTGATGCGGCAGGAGCGCACGATCGTGGCCCGCCAGACGGCACTGGGCGCGTACGCCTGCGACCGCGACGAGGCGATGGGCCGGCTCGCGGCCGCGGCGGCCGGCCGGTGCGCGAGCCTCCGTACGGCGGCCTAG
- a CDS encoding IS481 family transposase, protein MSHRNARLTVHGRRLLVERVHSGRPVAHVAAELGVSRATAHKWVRRWRAEGSAGLADRSSRPLTTPQRTPAATEREVCELRRARKLGPARIGPVLGLPASTVHRILTRHGLNRLAWLDRPTGTVIRRYERDRPGELIHVDVKKLGRIPDGGGHKVRGRDAGRPIRGMGFDYVHSAVDDHSRLAYSEIQADEKVATCAGFLTRAAAFFHAHGITAVERVLTDNAWAYRKGLAWKQALAEIGATGKLTRAYRPQTNGKVERFNRTLLDEWAYLQPYTSNDERTAALDTFLHTYNYHRCHTALGGQPPISRVNNPVGQYT, encoded by the coding sequence GTGTCCCACCGTAATGCCCGGCTGACCGTTCATGGCAGGCGGCTGCTGGTCGAGCGGGTCCATTCCGGGCGGCCGGTGGCGCATGTCGCCGCCGAGCTCGGTGTTTCACGGGCTACTGCCCACAAGTGGGTGCGCAGGTGGCGGGCCGAAGGCTCGGCAGGTCTGGCAGACCGTTCCAGCCGACCGCTCACGACCCCGCAACGCACCCCCGCCGCCACCGAGCGGGAAGTCTGCGAGCTGCGGCGGGCCCGCAAGCTCGGGCCGGCCCGGATCGGCCCGGTCCTGGGCCTGCCCGCCTCGACCGTGCATCGCATCCTGACCCGCCATGGCCTCAACCGGCTGGCCTGGCTCGACCGGCCCACCGGCACCGTGATCCGCCGCTACGAACGCGACCGCCCGGGCGAGCTGATCCACGTCGACGTGAAGAAACTCGGCCGGATACCCGACGGCGGTGGCCACAAAGTCCGCGGCCGCGACGCCGGCCGCCCCATCCGCGGGATGGGCTTCGACTACGTCCATTCCGCCGTCGACGACCACTCCCGCCTCGCCTACAGCGAGATCCAGGCGGACGAGAAGGTCGCGACCTGCGCGGGCTTCCTCACCCGCGCGGCCGCGTTCTTCCACGCGCACGGCATCACCGCAGTCGAGCGGGTCCTCACCGACAACGCCTGGGCCTACCGCAAGGGACTGGCCTGGAAGCAGGCCCTCGCTGAGATCGGCGCCACAGGAAAGCTGACCCGCGCCTACCGACCCCAGACGAACGGCAAGGTCGAACGCTTCAACCGCACCTTGCTCGACGAGTGGGCCTACCTACAGCCCTACACCAGCAACGACGAGCGGACCGCAGCCCTCGACACCTTCCTGCACACCTACAACTACCATCGCTGCCACACCGCACTCGGAGGCCAACCCCCGATCAGCCGCGTCAACAACCCTGTGGGTCAATACACCTAG
- a CDS encoding aldehyde dehydrogenase family protein, translating to MAPVFAYAPAPESRAIVDIAPSYGLFIDGEFTEAAEGRVFKTVSPATEEVLSEIAQAGSEDVDRAVKAARRAFEKWSALPGAERAKYLFRIARIIQERSRELAVLETLDNGKPIKETRDADLPLVAAHFFYYAGWADKLDHAGFGANPMPLGVAGQVIPWNFPLLMLAWKIAPALATGNTVVLKPAETTPLSALFFADICRQAGLPRGVVNILPGYGDAGAALIAHPDVNKVAFTGSTAVGKEIARTVAGTRKKVTLELGGKGANIVFDDAPIDQAVEGIVNGIFFNQGQVCCAGSRLLVQESIQEELLESLKRRLSTLRLGDPLDKNTDIGAINSEEQLTRITSLVEQGEAEGAERWSPACELPESGYWFAPTLFTNVTQAHRIARDEIFGPVLSVLTFRTPDEAVAKANNTPYGLSAGIWTEKGSRILAVANKLRAGVVWSNTFNKFDPTSPFGGYKESGFGREGGRHGLEAYLDV from the coding sequence ATGGCACCCGTATTCGCATACGCCCCGGCCCCCGAGTCGCGCGCGATCGTCGACATCGCGCCCTCCTACGGCCTGTTCATCGACGGCGAGTTCACGGAGGCGGCCGAGGGCCGGGTCTTCAAGACCGTCTCGCCCGCGACCGAGGAGGTCCTCTCCGAGATCGCCCAGGCCGGTTCCGAGGACGTCGACCGTGCGGTGAAGGCCGCGCGCCGGGCGTTCGAGAAGTGGTCGGCGCTGCCGGGCGCGGAGCGCGCCAAGTACCTGTTCCGCATCGCGCGGATCATCCAGGAGCGCAGCCGGGAGCTGGCCGTCCTGGAGACCCTGGACAACGGCAAGCCGATCAAGGAGACGCGCGACGCGGACCTGCCCCTGGTCGCCGCGCACTTCTTCTACTACGCGGGCTGGGCCGACAAGCTCGACCACGCCGGCTTCGGCGCGAACCCGATGCCGCTGGGTGTCGCGGGCCAGGTCATCCCCTGGAACTTCCCCCTCCTCATGCTGGCGTGGAAGATCGCCCCGGCGCTCGCGACCGGCAACACGGTCGTCCTGAAGCCGGCGGAGACCACGCCCCTGTCGGCGCTGTTCTTCGCGGACATCTGCCGCCAGGCGGGCCTGCCCAGGGGCGTCGTCAACATCCTCCCCGGCTACGGCGACGCGGGTGCCGCGCTGATCGCGCACCCGGACGTGAACAAGGTCGCCTTCACCGGCTCCACGGCCGTCGGCAAGGAGATCGCGCGCACGGTCGCCGGGACGCGCAAGAAGGTCACCCTGGAGCTGGGCGGCAAGGGCGCGAACATCGTGTTCGACGACGCCCCCATCGACCAGGCCGTCGAGGGCATCGTCAACGGCATCTTCTTCAACCAGGGCCAGGTCTGCTGCGCCGGCAGCCGCCTGCTGGTGCAGGAGTCGATCCAGGAGGAGCTCCTGGAGTCCCTGAAGCGCCGTCTGTCCACGCTGCGCCTCGGCGATCCGCTGGACAAGAACACGGACATCGGCGCGATCAACTCCGAGGAGCAGCTCACCCGCATCACCTCGCTCGTCGAGCAGGGCGAGGCGGAGGGCGCCGAGCGCTGGTCCCCGGCATGCGAACTGCCGGAGAGCGGCTACTGGTTCGCCCCGACGCTGTTCACGAACGTCACCCAGGCGCACCGGATCGCCCGGGACGAGATCTTCGGCCCGGTCCTGTCGGTGCTGACGTTCCGCACGCCGGACGAGGCGGTCGCCAAGGCCAACAACACGCCGTACGGCCTCTCCGCCGGCATCTGGACGGAGAAGGGCTCCCGCATCCTCGCGGTCGCGAACAAGCTCCGCGCGGGTGTCGTCTGGTCCAACACGTTCAACAAGTTCGACCCGACGTCGCCGTTCGGCGGCTACAAGGAGTCGGGCTTCGGCCGCGAGGGCGGCCGCCACGGCCTGGAGGCGTACCTCGATGTCTGA
- a CDS encoding PspC domain-containing protein, with product MSRPVRPTHGRMIGGVCAALARRFGTSATTMRVIFLISCLLPGPQFLLYIALWILLPSEDKTHGKAQTAW from the coding sequence ATGTCCCGCCCCGTCCGCCCCACCCACGGCCGCATGATCGGCGGAGTGTGCGCCGCGCTCGCACGACGCTTCGGCACCTCCGCGACGACGATGCGGGTGATCTTCCTGATCTCGTGCCTGCTGCCCGGCCCGCAGTTCCTGCTCTACATCGCGCTGTGGATCCTGCTGCCCTCCGAGGACAAGACGCACGGCAAGGCCCAGACGGCCTGGTAA
- a CDS encoding SigE family RNA polymerase sigma factor has protein sequence MNTLHGISTSAVVTRLHDVHRGSEKSGAVSGRGCARGTGRQHTAYMTVVDAPTGEINKGSAAAAAAGTAGGAAYGEGSGERRSLTEAEFTAYVQERRASLYATAYHLTGDRFEAEDLLQSALFSTYRAWERISDKAAVGGYLRRTMTNLHISAWRRRKLNEYPTEELPETAGDTDAMRGTELRAVLWQALARLPELQRTMLVLRYYEGRTDPEIAEILDISVGTVKSSIWRSLRRLREDEVLSFGRDEEDAFGELVA, from the coding sequence ATGAACACGCTGCACGGCATCAGCACCAGCGCAGTTGTCACGCGTCTGCACGACGTGCACCGGGGTTCCGAGAAGTCCGGTGCCGTGAGCGGGCGGGGGTGCGCTCGCGGCACCGGGCGTCAGCACACCGCCTACATGACGGTGGTTGACGCACCCACGGGGGAGATCAACAAGGGGTCCGCGGCCGCAGCCGCCGCGGGCACCGCCGGGGGAGCAGCGTACGGGGAGGGCTCGGGGGAGCGCCGTTCGCTGACGGAGGCGGAGTTCACCGCCTACGTCCAGGAGCGCCGCGCCTCCCTGTACGCAACCGCCTACCACCTGACCGGTGACCGCTTCGAGGCCGAGGACCTGCTGCAGAGCGCGTTGTTCTCGACCTACCGGGCGTGGGAGCGGATCAGTGACAAGGCGGCGGTCGGCGGATACCTCCGCCGCACCATGACCAACCTGCACATCAGCGCCTGGCGGCGCCGCAAGCTCAACGAGTACCCGACCGAGGAACTGCCGGAGACGGCCGGCGACACGGACGCGATGCGCGGCACCGAGCTGCGCGCGGTCCTGTGGCAGGCCCTGGCCCGGCTGCCCGAACTCCAGCGCACCATGCTGGTCCTGCGCTACTACGAGGGCCGCACGGACCCGGAGATCGCGGAGATCCTCGACATCAGTGTCGGCACGGTGAAGTCCAGCATCTGGCGGTCGCTCCGCCGGCTGCGCGAGGACGAGGTCCTCAGCTTCGGCCGTGACGAGGAGGACGCCTTCGGCGAGCTCGTCGCCTGA
- a CDS encoding DUF6204 family protein — MSTRTFRVTVRGVFDGLSAGQRAELLERAAEHDVLRAAFTPEGSLTYDVAVRPAFTFRFLDSGEAEEDILEATERAEESARAWLEQRGYGYKNLRSTAEDLSQAPLGKRQRREAARKSS; from the coding sequence ATGAGCACCCGTACCTTTCGTGTCACCGTCCGAGGCGTCTTCGACGGGCTGAGCGCCGGGCAGCGGGCCGAGCTGCTGGAGCGGGCCGCGGAGCACGACGTGCTGCGCGCGGCCTTCACACCCGAGGGGAGCCTCACGTACGACGTGGCCGTGCGGCCCGCCTTCACCTTCCGCTTCCTGGACTCCGGGGAGGCCGAGGAGGACATCCTGGAGGCCACCGAACGGGCCGAGGAGTCGGCGCGAGCGTGGCTGGAGCAGCGCGGGTACGGCTACAAGAACCTCAGGTCCACCGCCGAGGACCTCTCCCAGGCGCCTCTCGGCAAGCGGCAGCGGCGGGAGGCCGCCCGGAAGAGTTCATGA
- a CDS encoding VanZ family protein — MQRQGSIGGSAAFRIRVTGGVLLVVHLAFVAWFTLRPLDVPWVMPANLRPFAGIRADLALGWLEAARRIGEKLALLAPLGVLLPMVSGRLVVSPLASLLRTVAAGALLSWCIELLQTGVPGQVVDVDSLFLNTAGVALAHLALVPAGRSWLRRRTITHLLRTPLPPEESAQGRTPTIPRVGIAPWSDALPPSSP, encoded by the coding sequence GTGCAGCGTCAAGGCTCCATCGGCGGCAGCGCCGCGTTCCGCATCCGTGTGACAGGAGGTGTCCTCCTCGTCGTACACCTCGCGTTCGTCGCCTGGTTCACGCTGCGGCCGCTGGACGTGCCCTGGGTGATGCCCGCCAATCTGCGGCCGTTCGCCGGCATCCGGGCCGATCTCGCCCTGGGCTGGCTCGAAGCGGCCCGCCGGATCGGCGAGAAGCTGGCGCTGCTCGCCCCGCTGGGTGTACTGCTGCCGATGGTGAGCGGCAGGCTGGTCGTCTCGCCGCTGGCCTCCCTGCTGCGCACCGTCGCGGCCGGTGCCCTGCTGTCGTGGTGCATCGAACTGCTGCAGACCGGCGTGCCCGGTCAGGTCGTCGACGTCGACTCGCTGTTCCTGAACACCGCGGGCGTGGCCCTCGCGCATCTCGCGCTGGTCCCGGCGGGCCGCTCCTGGTTGCGTCGGCGCACCATCACCCACCTGCTCCGTACGCCCCTCCCCCCGGAGGAGTCGGCTCAGGGTCGGACCCCGACGATTCCCAGGGTCGGGATCGCCCCGTGGAGCGACGCTTTGCCCCCTTCGTCTCCGTAG
- a CDS encoding sensor histidine kinase yields the protein MTQAHQGGARGWTGARKGVLSRLRFTSLRLRLVVVFGLVALTAAVSASAIAYWLNREAVLTRTQDAVLRDFEQEMQNRAGALPARPTQDELQHTAGQMAGSDQRFSVLLVGRDTEGRTVYGSSGGLNGFSLRDVPVSLRTAVNKTQKPDGADKHPHHLYWQRIVDHDTPYLVAGTRVIGGGPTGYMLKSLEPEAKDLNSLAWSLGIATGLALIGSALLAQAAATTVLKPVQRLGAAARRLGEGKLDTRLRVSGTDELADLSRTFNNAAEALEKRVADMAARDEASRRFVADMSHELRTPLTAITAVTEVLEEELEAETGSMDPMIEPAVRLVVSETRRLNDLVENLMEVTRFDAGTARLVLDDVDLADQITACIDARAWLDAVELDAERGLHARLDPRRLDVILANLIGNALKHGGSPVRVSVREADDSIVIAVRDHGPGIPEDVLPHVFDRFYKASASRPRSEGSGLGLSIALENAHIHGGEITAANSPDSGAVFTLRLPRGSSPAEEEPAEDDLEPGGDTDRPQGEDSKGDA from the coding sequence GTGACCCAGGCGCACCAAGGGGGGGCCCGCGGCTGGACCGGGGCGCGCAAGGGAGTTCTGTCGCGGCTGCGCTTCACCAGCCTGCGGCTGCGACTGGTCGTCGTCTTCGGCCTGGTGGCCCTGACGGCCGCCGTGTCCGCGTCCGCGATCGCGTACTGGCTCAACCGCGAGGCCGTGCTCACCCGTACCCAGGACGCCGTGCTGCGCGACTTCGAGCAGGAGATGCAGAACCGGGCGGGCGCTCTGCCCGCACGTCCCACGCAGGACGAGCTGCAGCACACAGCGGGCCAGATGGCGGGCAGCGACCAGCGCTTCAGCGTGCTGCTGGTCGGCCGCGACACCGAGGGCAGGACCGTCTACGGCAGCTCCGGCGGGCTGAACGGCTTCTCGCTGCGCGACGTGCCGGTCTCGCTGCGCACGGCGGTCAACAAGACGCAGAAGCCGGACGGGGCCGACAAGCACCCGCACCACCTGTACTGGCAGCGGATAGTCGACCACGACACGCCGTATCTGGTGGCCGGTACGCGCGTGATCGGCGGCGGCCCGACCGGTTACATGCTCAAGTCGCTGGAGCCGGAGGCCAAGGACCTCAACTCGCTGGCCTGGTCGCTGGGCATCGCCACGGGGCTCGCGCTGATCGGCTCGGCGCTGCTCGCGCAGGCCGCGGCGACGACCGTGCTGAAGCCGGTGCAGCGGCTCGGGGCGGCCGCGCGGCGGCTCGGCGAGGGCAAGCTCGACACCCGGCTGCGGGTGTCCGGGACCGATGAACTCGCCGATCTGTCACGGACGTTCAACAACGCGGCCGAGGCGCTGGAGAAGCGGGTCGCCGACATGGCCGCCCGCGACGAGGCGTCCCGGCGGTTCGTGGCGGACATGAGCCATGAGCTGCGTACGCCGCTCACCGCGATCACCGCCGTGACGGAGGTGCTCGAGGAGGAGCTGGAGGCGGAGACCGGCAGCATGGACCCGATGATCGAGCCCGCCGTGCGGCTGGTGGTCAGCGAGACGCGGCGGCTGAACGACCTGGTCGAGAACCTGATGGAGGTCACCCGCTTCGACGCGGGCACCGCCCGGCTCGTCCTGGACGACGTCGACCTCGCCGACCAGATCACCGCCTGCATCGACGCCCGCGCCTGGCTGGACGCGGTCGAGCTGGACGCCGAGCGCGGCCTGCACGCCCGCCTGGATCCGCGTCGCCTGGACGTCATCCTGGCCAACCTCATCGGCAACGCGCTCAAGCACGGCGGCTCCCCGGTGCGGGTGTCCGTGCGGGAGGCGGACGACTCGATCGTCATCGCGGTGCGGGACCACGGGCCCGGCATTCCGGAGGACGTCCTGCCGCACGTCTTCGACCGCTTCTACAAGGCCAGCGCCTCCCGGCCGCGTTCCGAGGGCAGCGGTCTGGGGCTGTCCATCGCGCTGGAGAACGCCCACATCCACGGCGGTGAGATCACCGCGGCCAACTCGCCCGACTCGGGCGCGGTGTTCACGCTGCGGCTCCCGCGCGGCTCCTCCCCCGCGGAGGAGGAGCCCGCCGAGGACGACCTGGAGCCCGGGGGCGACACCGACCGGCCCCAGGGCGAGGACTCGAAGGGGGACGCATGA
- the deoC gene encoding deoxyribose-phosphate aldolase — protein MPSSALTAAHPLKDVAASDSALRRFLHGLPGVDAVGLEGRAASLGTRSIKTTAKAYAIDLAISMVDLTTLEGADTPGKVRALGAKAAKPDPTDRTTPATAAVCVYPDMVAVAKEAVAGSGVKVASVATAFPAGRAALDVKLADVRDAVAAGADEIDMVIDRGAFLSGRYVKVYDEITAVKEACGTSARLKVIFETGELSTYDNIRRASWLGMLAGADFIKTSTGKVAVNATPANTLLMLEAVRDFRAQTGIQVGVKPAGGIRTSKDAIKFLVLVNETAGEDWLDNHWFRFGASSLLNDLLMQRQKLATGRYSGPDYVTVD, from the coding sequence ATGCCCAGTTCTGCACTCACCGCAGCTCACCCCCTCAAGGACGTCGCCGCGTCCGACAGCGCGCTGCGCCGCTTCCTTCACGGGCTCCCCGGCGTCGACGCGGTCGGGCTGGAGGGCCGTGCGGCCTCCCTCGGCACCCGTTCGATCAAGACGACCGCCAAGGCGTACGCCATCGACCTCGCCATCTCGATGGTCGACCTGACGACGCTGGAAGGCGCGGACACCCCGGGCAAGGTCCGGGCGCTCGGCGCGAAGGCGGCCAAGCCCGACCCGACGGACCGTACGACGCCCGCCACCGCGGCGGTCTGCGTCTACCCCGACATGGTGGCCGTGGCCAAGGAGGCCGTCGCCGGTTCCGGCGTGAAGGTCGCCTCGGTGGCCACGGCGTTCCCGGCCGGCCGCGCCGCGCTCGACGTCAAGCTGGCCGACGTGCGCGACGCCGTCGCCGCCGGTGCCGACGAGATCGACATGGTCATCGACCGCGGAGCGTTCCTTTCGGGTCGGTACGTGAAGGTGTACGACGAGATCACCGCCGTGAAGGAGGCCTGCGGGACCTCCGCGCGCCTGAAGGTCATCTTCGAGACGGGCGAGCTGTCGACGTACGACAACATCCGGCGCGCGAGCTGGCTCGGGATGCTGGCGGGCGCGGACTTCATCAAGACCTCCACCGGAAAGGTCGCGGTCAACGCGACCCCGGCGAACACGCTGCTCATGCTGGAGGCGGTGCGTGACTTCCGGGCGCAGACCGGCATCCAGGTCGGTGTGAAGCCGGCCGGCGGCATCCGCACCTCCAAGGACGCCATCAAGTTCCTCGTGCTGGTCAACGAGACGGCGGGCGAGGACTGGCTGGACAACCACTGGTTCCGCTTCGGCGCCTCCTCGCTGCTGAACGACCTGCTGATGCAGCGCCAGAAGCTGGCCACCGGCCGCTACTCCGGTCCCGACTACGTGACGGTGGACTGA
- a CDS encoding PH domain-containing protein, producing MTSPESQSPAPQPPEPESKDRVYRSVPAIAGGVLLLAVAGWLGIDAVISGEGRTPWLALAVLLLVVPLIVAFTLRPAVYAGDDRLRIRNPFRVVVLPWGRVASLRSSYSNEVLTESGAKYQLWAVPVSLRARKKAARREMRATAQAQRETGREESRGSALGMTAGLRHGLSHEPVSDGPVRAETDRIMDELRGLHEARHQAESARGEVTVRWAYEVLAPAAAGAVLVLILLAVG from the coding sequence ATGACGAGCCCCGAATCCCAGTCGCCGGCGCCGCAGCCTCCGGAGCCCGAGTCCAAGGACCGGGTGTACCGGTCGGTTCCGGCCATCGCCGGTGGTGTGCTGCTGCTGGCCGTCGCCGGGTGGCTCGGCATCGACGCGGTGATCTCCGGGGAGGGGCGCACGCCGTGGCTGGCGCTCGCCGTGCTGCTCCTCGTCGTCCCGCTGATCGTCGCCTTCACCCTCAGGCCGGCCGTGTACGCCGGCGACGACCGCCTGCGGATCCGCAACCCCTTCCGCGTCGTCGTCCTGCCCTGGGGGCGGGTCGCCTCGCTGCGCTCCTCCTACTCGAACGAGGTCCTCACCGAGTCCGGCGCGAAGTACCAGCTGTGGGCCGTGCCGGTCTCGCTGCGCGCCCGCAAGAAGGCCGCCCGGCGCGAGATGCGGGCGACGGCGCAGGCACAGCGGGAAACGGGGCGGGAAGAGAGCCGCGGCAGCGCACTCGGGATGACCGCGGGGCTGCGGCACGGCCTGAGCCACGAGCCCGTGTCGGACGGGCCCGTGCGGGCGGAGACCGACCGGATCATGGACGAGCTGCGCGGGCTGCACGAGGCGCGGCACCAGGCGGAGTCGGCCCGGGGCGAAGTGACCGTGCGGTGGGCCTACGAGGTGCTGGCGCCGGCGGCCGCGGGGGCGGTACTGGTGCTGATCCTGCTGGCAGTGGGCTGA